In Pseudomonas sp. MYb327, one DNA window encodes the following:
- a CDS encoding zinc-binding dehydrogenase, which translates to MKALQGVDGQVEWVEEPSPTCDVGQVRIRVAAAGLNRADLLQKAGLYPPPPGASQVLGLECSGVISEVGAGSSWQVGDRVCALLAGGGMAEEVVVDGRHVLPVPDEMSLAEAAALPEVYATVWLNLFQLAALKPGEKVLLHAGASGIGSAAIQLCKAFGNPCWVSVGSAERLAYCEKLGAQGGVVRTDDLDSLRDLGPFDVILDPVGGNYATLNLKLLAGDGRWVLIGLMGGREAKLDLAQVLAKRVQLLGSTLRSRDDQFKADLFSDLSQHVWPLFAEGRLSPQLAKTFPIKDAEAAFAELASNTVAGKLVLVIDESLL; encoded by the coding sequence GTGAAAGCATTGCAAGGCGTTGACGGTCAAGTGGAGTGGGTTGAAGAGCCCAGTCCTACATGTGATGTAGGGCAAGTTCGCATTCGTGTGGCGGCAGCGGGTCTCAATCGCGCCGATTTGTTACAGAAGGCAGGCCTATATCCGCCACCGCCGGGGGCCAGTCAGGTGCTGGGTCTTGAGTGTTCCGGGGTGATCAGCGAGGTCGGCGCGGGTTCGTCCTGGCAGGTGGGTGATCGGGTTTGCGCCTTACTGGCCGGGGGCGGGATGGCTGAAGAGGTGGTTGTCGACGGACGGCACGTGCTACCGGTTCCCGACGAAATGTCGTTGGCAGAAGCGGCAGCCTTGCCGGAAGTGTACGCAACCGTCTGGTTGAACTTGTTTCAACTTGCGGCGCTTAAACCGGGTGAGAAAGTTCTGCTGCACGCCGGAGCAAGTGGGATCGGTTCAGCTGCCATTCAGCTGTGCAAGGCGTTTGGCAACCCGTGCTGGGTCAGCGTCGGATCCGCCGAACGGTTGGCCTATTGCGAAAAGCTCGGCGCCCAGGGTGGTGTGGTGCGTACTGACGACCTGGATAGCCTGCGCGACCTTGGGCCGTTCGACGTCATCCTCGACCCGGTGGGCGGCAATTACGCGACGTTGAACCTGAAGCTGCTGGCCGGCGATGGCCGTTGGGTGCTGATCGGCCTGATGGGCGGCCGCGAGGCCAAGCTGGATCTGGCGCAAGTACTGGCCAAGCGTGTGCAGCTGCTGGGTTCGACCCTGCGTAGTCGTGACGATCAGTTCAAGGCAGATCTCTTCAGCGACTTGAGCCAGCATGTCTGGCCATTGTTTGCCGAAGGACGCTTGAGTCCGCAGTTGGCCAAGACCTTTCCGATCAAGGATGCCGAGGCGGCGTTTGCGGAGTTGGCGAGCAACACAGTGGCGGGGAAGTTGGTGTTGGTGATTGACGAAAGCCTCCTCTGA
- a CDS encoding HAD family hydrolase encodes MALAIFDLDETLIHGDCATLWSEQMGRLGWVDPESFMRKNNELMDAYSHGKLRMEEYMDFSLEPMIGRTPEEVDHLVGPWVEDFIEPIIFSDATQAIAAHRKAGDRILVISASGTHLVRPIAERLGIDEILGIELEVAHGVYTGNTVGTLTYREGKITRLLEWLDAEEENLEGASFYSDSRNDLPLLLKVDFPHVVNPDPVLLEHAEKAGWPIHLWK; translated from the coding sequence ATGGCCCTGGCAATTTTTGATCTGGACGAAACTCTGATCCACGGCGATTGCGCCACCCTCTGGAGCGAGCAAATGGGCCGCCTGGGCTGGGTCGACCCCGAGTCGTTCATGCGCAAGAACAACGAGCTGATGGACGCCTACAGCCATGGCAAATTGCGCATGGAAGAGTATATGGACTTCAGCCTGGAACCGATGATCGGCCGCACGCCGGAAGAGGTCGATCATCTGGTCGGCCCGTGGGTGGAAGACTTCATCGAACCGATCATCTTCAGCGACGCCACCCAAGCCATCGCCGCCCACCGCAAGGCTGGCGACCGAATCCTGGTGATCTCCGCTTCAGGCACACACCTGGTCAGACCGATTGCAGAGCGCCTGGGCATCGACGAAATTCTCGGAATCGAGCTGGAGGTGGCGCATGGAGTTTATACCGGTAACACCGTGGGCACCCTGACTTACCGCGAGGGCAAGATCACTCGGTTGCTGGAATGGCTGGATGCTGAAGAGGAAAACCTCGAAGGCGCGAGTTTCTATTCCGACTCACGCAATGACCTGCCGTTGTTGCTGAAGGTCGATTTCCCGCATGTGGTGAATCCGGACCCGGTACTACTAGAGCATGCCGAAAAAGCCGGCTGGCCGATCCATCTCTGGAAGTAA
- a CDS encoding ABC transporter ATP-binding protein, with protein sequence MSYVSVQHLQKNYAGTTVFSDINCEIQKGEFVTLLGPSGCGKSTLLRCIAGLTSVDGGKILLDGVDIVPLSPQKRGIGMVFQSYALFPNMTVEQNVAFGLRMQKVNADDSQKRVAEVLKLVELNEFAARYPHQLSGGQCQRVALARSLVTRPRLLLLDEPLSALDARIRKHLREQIRQIQRELGLTTIFVTHDQEEALTMSDRIFLMNQGKIVQSGDAETLYTAPVDVFAAGFIGNYNLLDADSATKLLQRPITHRIAIRPEAIELSLSGELDAQVRSHSLLGNVIRYRVEARGVELVVDVLNRSATDLHPDGQRLALSIDPTALCEVA encoded by the coding sequence ATGAGCTATGTCAGCGTCCAACATCTTCAGAAAAACTACGCGGGCACCACGGTGTTCAGCGACATCAATTGCGAAATCCAGAAAGGCGAATTCGTCACCCTGCTCGGCCCGTCCGGGTGCGGCAAATCCACCCTGCTGCGCTGCATCGCCGGACTGACCTCAGTGGATGGTGGCAAGATCCTTCTCGATGGTGTTGATATCGTGCCACTGAGCCCGCAAAAACGCGGGATCGGCATGGTGTTCCAGAGTTACGCACTGTTCCCCAACATGACCGTGGAGCAGAACGTCGCTTTCGGTTTGCGCATGCAGAAGGTCAACGCCGACGACAGCCAAAAGCGCGTTGCCGAAGTGCTGAAACTGGTCGAGCTCAACGAATTTGCCGCCCGTTACCCGCATCAGCTGTCCGGCGGCCAATGTCAGCGCGTCGCCCTCGCCCGCTCCTTGGTGACTCGGCCGCGTTTGTTGCTCCTGGATGAACCGCTGTCGGCCCTTGATGCACGGATTCGCAAGCATTTGCGCGAACAGATCCGGCAGATCCAGCGAGAACTGGGCTTGACCACGATCTTCGTCACACACGATCAGGAAGAAGCCCTGACCATGTCTGACCGGATTTTCCTGATGAATCAGGGAAAAATCGTACAAAGCGGCGACGCAGAAACCCTGTACACCGCGCCTGTGGATGTGTTCGCGGCGGGCTTCATCGGCAATTACAACCTGCTGGACGCCGACAGCGCGACCAAACTGTTGCAACGCCCTATCACACACCGTATCGCGATCCGCCCGGAGGCCATTGAACTGAGCCTGAGCGGCGAACTGGATGCGCAAGTGCGCAGCCACAGCCTGTTGGGCAACGTGATCCGCTACCGGGTCGAAGCCCGGGGCGTGGAATTGGTGGTGGATGTGCTTAATCGCTCGGCGACCGACCTGCATCCCGATGGTCAGCGCCTGGCGCTTTCCATCGATCCGACCGCCCTGTGTGAGGTAGCCTGA
- a CDS encoding ABC transporter permease, translated as MSRAELGPAGIYHRVVVYLLFAIMLLPLLGTFIYSISSSWSATILPSGFSIKWYAQLWSDPRFLNAFGQSLLVCVGALILSVVLILPLLFVVHYHFPKLDALMNILILLPFAVPPVVSSVGLLQLYGSGPFAMVGTPWILIGCYFTVALPFMYRAITNNLQAINLRDLMDAAQLLGASTFQAAFLVVLPNLRKGLMVALLLSFSFLFGEFVFANILVGTRYETLQVYLNNMRNSSGHFTSALVISYFFFVLVLTWIANILNRDKSE; from the coding sequence ATGTCTCGCGCTGAATTGGGGCCCGCCGGCATCTACCATCGCGTGGTGGTTTACCTGCTGTTTGCCATTATGTTGCTGCCGCTGCTCGGCACCTTTATCTACTCGATTTCCAGCAGCTGGTCGGCAACCATTCTGCCCAGCGGTTTCAGCATCAAATGGTACGCACAGCTGTGGAGCGACCCGCGCTTCCTGAACGCTTTCGGCCAATCGTTGTTGGTGTGTGTTGGCGCATTGATCCTGTCGGTGGTGCTGATTCTGCCGCTGCTGTTCGTGGTGCATTACCACTTTCCGAAACTCGATGCGCTGATGAACATCCTGATCCTGCTGCCCTTCGCCGTACCGCCCGTGGTGTCGTCGGTGGGACTGTTGCAGCTCTACGGTTCCGGGCCGTTCGCGATGGTCGGTACGCCGTGGATCCTGATCGGTTGCTACTTCACCGTGGCGCTGCCGTTCATGTACCGGGCGATCACCAACAACCTGCAAGCGATCAACCTGCGTGACCTGATGGACGCTGCGCAACTACTCGGCGCCAGCACCTTTCAGGCTGCGTTCCTGGTGGTCCTGCCGAACCTGCGCAAGGGCTTGATGGTGGCGTTGCTGCTGTCGTTCTCGTTCCTGTTCGGTGAGTTTGTCTTCGCCAACATCCTCGTTGGCACCCGCTACGAAACCCTGCAGGTCTACCTCAACAACATGCGCAACAGCAGCGGCCATTTCACCAGTGCGCTGGTGATCTCCTACTTCTTCTTTGTGCTGGTCTTGACCTGGATTGCCAACATCTTGAACAGGGACAAAAGCGAATGA